The Vibrio aerogenes nucleotide sequence GATTCGGATCCTGCATCGCACAAATCACTTTTTTTACACCAGACTGAATTAAACCAGCCGCACAAGGCGGTGTCCGGCCATAATGAGAACAAGGCTCGAGTGTGACATAAGCAGTTGCGTTTCTGGCTTGGTCACCAGCCATCCGGAGTGCATTGACTTCCGCATGCGCATCTCCCGCGCGGAGGTGAAAGCCTTCACCAACAATCTGTCCGTCCCGAACAATCACACATCCGACATTTGGATTTGGTGCGGTGGTATAAATCCCTTTTTTGGCCAACGCAATTGCTCTCGTCATCATCAGATAATCGAACTGCGTAAAAAGCGACATTCATCTATTCCTTAATCTTCAAGCCTGGCAATTTCTTCACCAAATTCCCGAATATCTTCAAAGCTTCTGTAGACAGAAGCAAAACGAATATAGGCAACTTTATCAAGTTCCTTCAGTTGTTCCATCACAAGATTACCAACCAAATCACTGGGAACTTCTCTTTCACCTGTCGCCCTGAGCTGAGACTTAATTGTACTGATCGACAAATCAATTGAATCAGCACTTACCGGACGCTTCTCAAGTGCTTTCAACATCCCTTTGACCATTTTCTGCTCATCAAAAGGTTCCCGGTTTCCATTTGATTTAATCACCCGGGGCATCACCAGCTCTGCGGTTTCGAATGTTGTAAAGCGCTCATGGCAGGCAAGACACTCTCTTCTCCTGCGAACCTGATGACCATCGGAAACCAACCGGGAATCAATGACTTTGGTTTCATTTTCAGAACAAAATGGACAATGCATGCCACCTCCGTTTCACTGACATTAAATATCAAAAATTAACCTGAATACAGTTAACCTGAATACAGAGTTCACCGGAACAATCACCTTAGTGGTATGTTCCGGAAAATTTAGCTACGACTCAGGTAATCAGCCCGGCCCACCCATTTATAACTGGTTAATGCGTCCAGCCCCATCGGACCACGCGCATGTAGTTTCTGAGTTGAAACCGCCACTTCGGCTCCGAGACCAAACTGAGCCCCATCGGTAAAACGGGTTGATGCATTCACATAAACCGCAGCTGAATCCACAGAATTCACGAAAAGCTCCGCATGACTCAATGTATTTGTCAAAATAGCATCTGAGTGGCTGGCGTTGTGAACCCGCATGTGCAAAATGGCGTCTTCAACATCCTTAACAACTTTGACACCTAAAGTATATGACAGCCATTCGGTATCAAAATCACCTGCTTCAGCATTTCTGAACTTAGCTGCGCACGAAAGCCATTGATGGGTATTTTCCGCCCCGACAAATGTCACTTTGTCCGACATTCTTGTAACCAGAGCCGGTATAAATTTGTCGGCTATTGATTCATGCACTAAAAGCGTATCCAGAGCATTACAGGCTGATGGGCGTTGCAGTTTTGCATTCTCAATAATATCCAGTGAATCATTCACGGCTGCGGAATCATCCACAAAAATATGACTGATTCCAAATCCACCGATAATAACCGGAATCGTACTGTTCTCGCGACACATCTGATGGAGTCCGGCTCCGCCACGCGGAATAATCATATCAACATATTGATCAAGTTTGAGCAACTCACTGACCAGTTGACGATCAGGCTTCTCAATATATTGAACAGAGGCGGCAGGAAAATCAGCTTTGGCTAAAGCCGTCTGAATGACTTTGACCAGCGCCATATTGGAATAAAAAGTTTCTTTACCACCGCGAAGAATAGATGCATTACCAGTTTTCAGACAAAGAGAAGCAATATCAATTGTCACATTAGGACGTGCTTCATAAATCACACCAACAACACCTAACGGCACCGCACGTTTGGATAAAGCCATCCCGTTTGGTAAGACCCGCCCGTCAAACTCACAACCCACAGGATCATTTAATCCAATCACATTGCGTACATCTCCGGCAATTCCTGCAAGGCGCTCCGGGTTCAGTAACAGCCGGTCAAGCAATGCTTCGCTCATCCCGGCTTGACGCCCCAACTCAATATCTTTGCTATTTGCAGCTAAAATCGCATCAGAGTGAACTTCTAACTCAGAAGCGATTAGTTCCAGCGCCCGGTTTTTTTGTGTCGTTGTCGCTGTAGATAAATGATAAGCGGCTTCTTTAGCAGCCTTCCCCATTTGTATTAAATCCACGATACACTTCCCTTTTATTCCTGAATCACTACCATATCATCACGATGAATGACTTCGGAGCCATAATCATGACCAAGAATATCATTTATATCTTTACTGTGCTTACCCCGAATTTGTTCAAGGTCATAACTTGAATAAGCAGAGATACCACGGGCAATTGTTTTCCCGTGAGCATCAGAAATCCGGGCAACATCCCCCCGGGCAAATACGCCATTGACTTTTATAATCCCTTTGGCGAGCAAGCTGCTTCCTTTACTCAGAACCGCTTCAACAGCACCGTCATCGATCACGATATCTCCTGAAGCAATTGGACCGGCCAGAATCCAGCGTTTACGGTTTTCTAATGCTTCTTCCAGCGGCAGGAAACGGGTTCCCTGAGGCTTATCAGTCAAGGAGTCAGAAATAACATTTGGCGCTCTGCCGGCCGCAATAATCACTTCAATTCCGGCTCTGCGGGCAATATCAGCAGCCTGAAGCTTTGTTGCCATGCCACCAGTCCCGAGTGTCGTTCCGCTGTCACCAGCAATTTTGCGCAAAGTATCATCTATTTTCTTCACTTCACGGATTAATTCAGCGTTTGGATCTTTTCTGGGATCGGCAGTAAACAAACCTTTTTGATCGGTCAAAAGCAATAATTTATCTGCACTACACAAAATCCCGACCAAAGCAGACAGATTGTCATTATCTCCTACTTTAATTTCAGCAGTTGCAATCGCATCGTTTTCATTCACAACTGGAATAATATCATTATTAATTAATGCATTAACTGTATCTCTGGCATTAAGAAAGCGCTCCCGATCATCCAAATCAGCCCGGGTTAAAAGGATCTGACCTATTTTAATTCCGTAAATATCAAATAAAGATTCCCAGGTTTGTATCAAATGACTTTGTCCAACGGCTGCAAGCAACTGTTTACTGGCAATTGTATTAATGAGTGCGGGATAATTCAGATGTTCACGACCAGCTGCAATAGCTCCGGATGAAACGATGACAACAGAATGACCTTGCTTTTTCAGCGCTGCACATTGTCGGACAAGTTCAACCATATGAGCCCGGTCAAGGGCAAGTGTTCCCCCTGTCAATACACTGGTACCAAGCTTGATAATGACAGTTTGTGACTGAGACGATTGCTCACATTGATCTAAAGACATTGTTATTCAATTCTAAGGGAAATCAGAATACACGTTTTAACAATCAAAAGAGGAATTAACAAGCGAAAAAGGTGCCGGATGGCACCTTTTCTATAAGAAAAGACAACCTTTTACTTTGTTTCAACCAGAGGCTCAACAATTTTTACATCACAACTAAATTTATCACGAAGCATTTTGACTAATTTTTCATGGAAGACCTCTCTGGTTCTGATCACTTCTTCCATAACGACCTCCTCTGGTGTTTCATCCACCCATTTACCTTCCAAATCGAAACGACCGGTCGCATAACTTGCTTCAAACAAATTATTGTCAAATTTCAACGCCATCCACCATCCCCAAAACTCCCTTTGCTCAGGTGATTGCTTATCATCAATACATACAGCTAAACAGTCGAAAAGATAAACACCGTCATTATATTTTTCTTCTCTCAGATAAGGCCCTAATGATTTAAATGCGATATTCAACCGATGATGAGTAGGTTCCTTCACTAACTGTGACATATGGACTCTCCCTATATACTTACAGAACGTTGAATACATGCCAAAAGCATGTATTCAACGAGTTACATGCTTTGTAACGAAAACAAAAGCAATTGTCACTTAATTAGTTTATTTTCCAACCAGTTTATCGCTAAACCGAGGGCTTGCTCATATCCTGAAAGTAATGTTCTGGATTTTATTTCTTTTGCTCTTCCATTCGCACTGAACATCGCAACAAGTTGATTGTCTGAATATGGAGAAACCACATCGCCTTCAAGCCCCAAAGCAAGAATAGGTGTTGATGTCTTACGCCCTCCAAGAAATCCCTGTGTTTTTAAGGACCACGCTTTCAATTGCTTTGACAGACTATCAATATCAACCACGTCTTTTCCCAGACGGGAAGCAAGAACATCCAGGTACATTTTAGGCATTTTCATTAATTGTTCAGGGGAGGACAATATATCGTGAATTGGTGCGCCTAAAGTAACACAAGCTCTGACCTTTGCCGGTTCTATAAACGATAGCCGGGTCATCGCATTGCCACCAAAACGAAAGCCGACCAGCCCGACACGGTGGTGATCCACCCAAGGTAATCCAGACAGCTGATTCAAAACAGCCTGATGTAGTACAGAGGTATCTTCTGTTAACTGCCAGCCGGAATTATACCCAATTGACGGCATATCAATCGTCAACATCGCGATATCAAGTTCAGCCAGATAATCCCTGAAAAGACGCCACATATCAGTCTGCAAACTGTCAAGACCCGCACTGACAATCACAACAGGATGAGGTTTTTCAGTATTCGATAAGTGCAAATGTCCGATGATTTTTTTATTTTTGTATGGAAATTCAAGCTGTTTCACAATGTAAGATGAAAGCTCTGCGGCTTCAGTATAAGCGGAACTGGCTAACGCTTGTGCCTGAATCGCCAGATTATCATTCTTTAGATGAGGATAACCCGCAATGCTGTAACACAAAGAAGCAGAAAAAAGCTTTTCTGCTGCAGCATTTCCTTCCAACTCAGATGACTCCTGATGATAACGCATACCAAGGCGGTTCCACTCATAAGCCCAGTTTCCTCCCCGGTAGCCCATCACAGTATCCAGCCAGCTATCAACTGTTCTTGTATGACCGGAAGAAGCGATTCGGGCCAGCACTTCCTCCTGATCAACAGGATTGAGTCCCTCCCATGCCCAAAGCATTCTCCTGAGCGTACGGTACCAGGCACCGTCGTTTGAGATCTTAGCATCAATATAAGGTTGACTACTTGGCATATAGCGGGTCAGCGCTGATGTTTCTTTTGCGGGTTTATGGTTAGAGAAGAGTTTTTCAGATAGATTCTTGCTTCTGTTTTTCAGCATTTTTCAAACCTTAGAAGAATAGCGGGACACCATAACATTGAAACGATGACTGATGGGTCATCTGAAGTTTTACTTACAATATAAACCGTATCAGTTATCCCCGAAAACCAATGATACTCAAACCACCTGACGATACTGGTTTAAGTATAGTCTTAAACTACATTATCTCAGGATACATTGCTTCTTATCAAATGAAGTAAAAACGCGGCGAAATTCCCGAAAAAATGCCACACAGAACGGATTAAGCAAACAAGAATGGATTTGACAGGCTCAGAAGAAAACGGTTCAGAGAGAAAAAAGGCCCTGGGGAAGGGCCATTTTCTTATTTCAGTTTGCGATTCACAGGTTCGACGAAATGAATCGCTGTGTCCCATGGTTGTTCAATCCATGTATCCTGTGGAATATCAACCACGTAGTCATCTACCAACTCTTTACCAGCGGGTTTTGCACAGACAGTGATCAATTTTGCTTTGGGATACATTTCACGGATTTTGCGTGCAGTATCACCACTATCCACCAGATCATCGACAATCAGGAACCCTTCACCATCATGTTCCGGAGCTTTTAAGACGCTCATATCACGCTGATGATCATGGTCATAACTTGAGATACAAATTGTATCAACGTACCGAATACCTAATTCACGGGCAAGAATCGCAACAGGTACCAAACCACCCCGACTCACACCAATCAAGCCTTTCCATTGCTCCGCAGGCATTTGTCTTTCAGCAAGTTCTCGACAATACATCTGCATATTATCCCAAGTAATCAGAAACTTTTTACTCATACATCCGTCCAGTTGTTTCTTCTGCTCTTTACGCAACTATATATTTTACAGCAAAAATGACAGCCATCACCCATACACTTGATGTGACAGTTGACACTCTGCCACTAAACAGCTTAATCACTGCATAAGAAATAAAGCCCATCGAGATACCCTCAGCAATTGAAGATGTCAGAGGCATCATCAAACAAGTGATAACAACAGGAGCAGCTTCAGTCAGGTCATGCCAGTCAATATGAACCAATCCAGACAACATCAGGATCGATACATACAATAACGCACCCGCTGTTGCATAGGCAGGAATCATTCCCGCAAGTGGCGCAAAAAACAGAGCCAGTAAAAAAAGTACACCGACAACAACAGCAGTCAAACCAGTTCTTCCGCCAGCAGCGACGCCAGATGCACTTTCTATGTAAGAAGTCGTATTTGATGTACCAAGAACTGCACCGACAGCAGTCGCCGATGAATCAGCCAACAACGCACGGTTCAGCCGTGGAATCTTTCCATCTTTGCCAATAAGATCGGCTTTTTGCGCCACACCAACCAGCGTTCCGGCTGTATCAAATAAATCGACAAATAAAAATGCAAACACAACTGAAACCATACCAATATCAGTCAGTGCTGAAAAATCCAGTTGCATAAATGTTGGCGCGATGCTCGGTGGCAATGAGACAAGCTGGCCAGCCCACTTCACATTACCCAAAACAAGGCCCAGCGCACTAATTGCCAGAATAGATATCATGACAGCACCAGTGACATTACGGTATACCAGTGCAATCGTCAGGAAGAAGCCAAGCGCGCCTAAAACACAGGGAAGAGAAGTAATCGCACCAAGCGAAACAAGCGTTGCCGGATTATCGACAATAATGCCCGCATTTTTCAGCGCAATAAATGCCAGAAAAAGCCCGATTCCCGCTGATATTCCGGTTCTCAAAGACATCGGAATTGAGTTAATAATCCACTCACGAATTTTAAACAGGCTCAATAAGATAAACAACAGACCTGAAACGAAAACAGCAGCTAAAGCAACCTGCCATGAATACCCCATACCCAACACAACCGTGTAAGTAAAGAAGGCATTCAATCCCATTCCGGGAGCAAGCGCAATTGGGTAATTAGCAACAAAGCCCATGATAAAACATCCGACAGCTGCAGCAAGGCAGGTGGCCACAAATACAGCACCCCGATCCATACCGGTATCAGCAAGAATCGCCGGATTTACAAAAATAATATAAGCCATTGTTAAAAAGGTAGTAACACCCGCAATGACCTCTGTGCGCATGTCAGTGCCATGCTCACTAAGTTTAAAGAGTTTTTCTAACATACTCAGATCCCTGTATGTAAAGTTCAAGTAAACGGTTGCGGCAACGATTGGGGGGCGATTATAGAGATTAACCCCCATAAATTCCAGATGAAATCATTTTGCACTACGCTTTCACTCAATAGATAAACAAGTAATTACCTATAGTTCAGACAGATAAGATTTATACCCAAGTGACCTCAAGATGCATGTTCAGCGAGAGTTGATTGGCTTCTGACCAAGGCACTGATTTGTAAACATAGTCATTCTACGTTGAAAATCAGTAACACAGGGCAGGAGCCAATCAATCTCGCCCTTCGGGAGCGCATAAATAAAAAAACGCCACATCAAATAATGTGGCGATGGATTCGCAGCAGATAAATTTCTGCTCACTATAATAAATTCTTCCAAAAATAGGGGTAAACATAATGTCCGAACTAAAATTTCCATTGAACCTCAGCTGTCAACAGATAACAAACGGCGAACTGAAAACCTCATCCCATCGGTCAAAAATGGCGGGAAAGTTCCTGTGCACCTATCTTTTCAAGGAACAAACAAAACTTTTACAGACGATCACAAATATACCATAAAGAAATTTAATTACAATAAAATACTCACCAGAGGCAATAAACAAGCAAAAAAGTGACAAAAAATAATCATTTGGTAATTTAATTACCAAACAAAAGACTTTATCTCAAACAGACAACGTGCGATATAAATTTAATGCAAGCCTCACCTTCTATCAGAGAACTGAAGGGAGTAATATGCTTCCATTACTCATTCAATGATATGAATACCCCTGCTTTCAGAAGTCAGGGTCTGTTATTTCTTTTTATATTAGAAGGAGCTTTCTGTGTCTGAACCGCAATCTGAAATTAGTCAACTTTCTCCCCGGAGCGTCTGGCATTTCTTTGACAAAATCTGTTCCATTCCACATCCATCTCATCACGAAGAAGCGCTTGCGGCATATATTGTTGACTGGGCTCAGTCCGCTAACCTCAATGTGCGCAGAGATCCAACAGGAAATATCTTCATTCGTAAACCTGCGACAGCAGGTATGGAAAACCGTAAAGGTGTCATTCTTCAGGCTCATATCGATATGGTGCCACAAAAAAATGAAGAGACGTCCCATGATTTCACCAAAGATCCGATTCAGCCCTATATTGATGGAGAATGGGTCAAAGCCCGTGGTACAACCCTTGGTGCGGACAACGGGATCGGTATGGCGAGCTGCCTGGCAGTTCTGGCGTCTTCTGATATCAGCCATGGACCAC carries:
- a CDS encoding glutamate-5-semialdehyde dehydrogenase; protein product: MDLIQMGKAAKEAAYHLSTATTTQKNRALELIASELEVHSDAILAANSKDIELGRQAGMSEALLDRLLLNPERLAGIAGDVRNVIGLNDPVGCEFDGRVLPNGMALSKRAVPLGVVGVIYEARPNVTIDIASLCLKTGNASILRGGKETFYSNMALVKVIQTALAKADFPAASVQYIEKPDRQLVSELLKLDQYVDMIIPRGGAGLHQMCRENSTIPVIIGGFGISHIFVDDSAAVNDSLDIIENAKLQRPSACNALDTLLVHESIADKFIPALVTRMSDKVTFVGAENTHQWLSCAAKFRNAEAGDFDTEWLSYTLGVKVVKDVEDAILHMRVHNASHSDAILTNTLSHAELFVNSVDSAAVYVNASTRFTDGAQFGLGAEVAVSTQKLHARGPMGLDALTSYKWVGRADYLSRS
- the crl gene encoding sigma factor-binding protein Crl — its product is MSQLVKEPTHHRLNIAFKSLGPYLREEKYNDGVYLFDCLAVCIDDKQSPEQREFWGWWMALKFDNNLFEASYATGRFDLEGKWVDETPEEVVMEEVIRTREVFHEKLVKMLRDKFSCDVKIVEPLVETK
- the gpt gene encoding xanthine phosphoribosyltransferase; translated protein: MSKKFLITWDNMQMYCRELAERQMPAEQWKGLIGVSRGGLVPVAILARELGIRYVDTICISSYDHDHQRDMSVLKAPEHDGEGFLIVDDLVDSGDTARKIREMYPKAKLITVCAKPAGKELVDDYVVDIPQDTWIEQPWDTAIHFVEPVNRKLK
- a CDS encoding NCS2 family permease, with protein sequence MLEKLFKLSEHGTDMRTEVIAGVTTFLTMAYIIFVNPAILADTGMDRGAVFVATCLAAAVGCFIMGFVANYPIALAPGMGLNAFFTYTVVLGMGYSWQVALAAVFVSGLLFILLSLFKIREWIINSIPMSLRTGISAGIGLFLAFIALKNAGIIVDNPATLVSLGAITSLPCVLGALGFFLTIALVYRNVTGAVMISILAISALGLVLGNVKWAGQLVSLPPSIAPTFMQLDFSALTDIGMVSVVFAFLFVDLFDTAGTLVGVAQKADLIGKDGKIPRLNRALLADSSATAVGAVLGTSNTTSYIESASGVAAGGRTGLTAVVVGVLFLLALFFAPLAGMIPAYATAGALLYVSILMLSGLVHIDWHDLTEAAPVVITCLMMPLTSSIAEGISMGFISYAVIKLFSGRVSTVTSSVWVMAVIFAVKYIVA
- the proB gene encoding glutamate 5-kinase, which produces MSLDQCEQSSQSQTVIIKLGTSVLTGGTLALDRAHMVELVRQCAALKKQGHSVVIVSSGAIAAGREHLNYPALINTIASKQLLAAVGQSHLIQTWESLFDIYGIKIGQILLTRADLDDRERFLNARDTVNALINNDIIPVVNENDAIATAEIKVGDNDNLSALVGILCSADKLLLLTDQKGLFTADPRKDPNAELIREVKKIDDTLRKIAGDSGTTLGTGGMATKLQAADIARRAGIEVIIAAGRAPNVISDSLTDKPQGTRFLPLEEALENRKRWILAGPIASGDIVIDDGAVEAVLSKGSSLLAKGIIKVNGVFARGDVARISDAHGKTIARGISAYSSYDLEQIRGKHSKDINDILGHDYGSEVIHRDDMVVIQE
- the nrdR gene encoding transcriptional regulator NrdR — protein: MHCPFCSENETKVIDSRLVSDGHQVRRRRECLACHERFTTFETAELVMPRVIKSNGNREPFDEQKMVKGMLKALEKRPVSADSIDLSISTIKSQLRATGEREVPSDLVGNLVMEQLKELDKVAYIRFASVYRSFEDIREFGEEIARLED
- the frsA gene encoding esterase FrsA, which produces MLKNRSKNLSEKLFSNHKPAKETSALTRYMPSSQPYIDAKISNDGAWYRTLRRMLWAWEGLNPVDQEEVLARIASSGHTRTVDSWLDTVMGYRGGNWAYEWNRLGMRYHQESSELEGNAAAEKLFSASLCYSIAGYPHLKNDNLAIQAQALASSAYTEAAELSSYIVKQLEFPYKNKKIIGHLHLSNTEKPHPVVIVSAGLDSLQTDMWRLFRDYLAELDIAMLTIDMPSIGYNSGWQLTEDTSVLHQAVLNQLSGLPWVDHHRVGLVGFRFGGNAMTRLSFIEPAKVRACVTLGAPIHDILSSPEQLMKMPKMYLDVLASRLGKDVVDIDSLSKQLKAWSLKTQGFLGGRKTSTPILALGLEGDVVSPYSDNQLVAMFSANGRAKEIKSRTLLSGYEQALGLAINWLENKLIK